The DNA window GCGCGCTCGGAGAACGTCCACGGACGCAGCCGCGCCCGCACGTCCCCCGCCTGGACCCATCCCTCGGGAAGAGTCCCGAGCGAGGGCTCGCGGGCCCCGCCCAGGGCCCACCACAGCGCCAGCGGAGTCAGCTCCGTGAAGAGAGACTCCGGAACACCCGAGCCGCGCAGCACGTCCGACGCGAACCCGTCCGCGTCGAAAGTCATCCCCGCGCCGTCGAGCCAGGCATGGACCCCCAGCGCCCGCAGGTGTGAGTCGAAGCTCCAGGGATGGAGCTGGAAGCGCCCGCCCGTGGAGGCTTCGACCTCCGGGGCCCCGGAGGTGACTCCGGGGTGGAGGTGGAAGGTCTGGCCGTCGATCTCGATGGAGATCGCCGCCGCGCCGTCCTCCAGGTGTGGGCTCGCGGGCGCTTCCCTCACGGCTTATTCCTCGCGGAGCCGGGTCGCCGTGAAGGCGTACGTCGTGGCGGCGCTGCCGTGGGCGTCCATCTGGAAGGACTTGCCCTCGACGAAGCAGTCATCGAACGACAGCGTGCGGGTGTCGTCCGTGCCCTCGGTGCGCTTGAGGTTGGCCACGAGTTGGAACTTGCCGCGTGCGTCGAGCAGCGCGTCCAGCTTCTCGGCGGAGGAGCGGATGACCAGCTCACCGACGACGGTGCGAAGGCCGAAGATGACGTCGACGCGCTCGTTGGAGCCGATGGCGCGAATGTCCTCGCGTTCGGTGACCACACGGAAGGCGATGGACTGGAGGCCTTCCACGGCCTCGCCGTCGACGAGGATGCTGCTACGGTTGGCGGAGAATACCGTTGGCATCTGTGTGTTTCCTCATCAGACCTGGACCGTGATGGTCGCGTAGATGTAGTCAATGGCTCGCACGGGTCTGACGGCCATGTTGACCCTCACGATTCCGAGCGCGAAGTCCTGCTGCGACGAGTAGACCTCCACCTTGAAGGCGGGGTCCTTGCCGTCGGTGGAGGGGACGATGGCGCCTTCCTTCTCCATCTGCACCAGCGCCTCCACCAGCTTCTGCTTCAGCGCGCTGCGCCCGTCCGCGTTGTTGAGCAGACCGATGAACAGGTCGCCCACCATCTTCAGCGTGCGCACCGCGCGGTCCGCCACGCGGCGGACGTTGATCTGATCTCCATCCGTGGTGAGGCCGCGCACGACGATGGTGCCACGCCCGCGCTCGGTCACCACGGGGACGACGTACGAGCGCAGGAGCGCCTTCTGCTCCTCGACGGTCAGCGAAATCTCGCTCAGGCCGGCCACGCGCTTGAAGGTCGGCGACTGGTGCGGCGTGAGGCCGCCCACCATGCCGGCCACCGCGCCCACCGAGCCATGGGGCGCGACGAGGACGAAGCGATCACTCACCAGGTTCGAGGCGAGCTGTCCGTGCTCCTCCATCGTCCCGGTGGGAGGCACCTGGCCGAAGCCGAGGCGCCCCTTGCTGTCGCCGCTCATGGCGTTGCAGTGGCTGATGACGTCGCCGTAGATGCGGGTGACCTTCGCGCGGTCGGAGAAGTCCTGGACGGCGGCCAGCACCAGGTCCACATCCGGCTGGTCGCGCAGGCGGCCCAGGGCGGTGGAGTACTCCTCGGGCGTGGCATCCTTGCCCGTCGCCAGCGTGTACGTGCCCTCGGTGGGCCAGCCCACGCCCTTCGTCGTGTCCACGCGAATGAAGGACGAGGTGTCCAGCGAGGAGACGAGCGACGTCGCGTTGATGTTGCGCAGCGTCTCCGTGGCGCCGCTGGAGGGGTGGGTGACCTCCAGGTCGTAGGACACCGACTTGTCGATGTTGTTGCGGTAGGCGACCTTGATGGTGATGCCATTGGCCCAGAGGCCCGGGGCACGCGCCATGAAGGTGGCGCCGTACTTCTCACCCGTGGAGCCCGCGGGATACTTGCTGACGTCCGCCGCGACGGCGACCATCGCGCTCGCGCCCGCTGTCGCCGGCAGGGGGGAGATCACCAGCTCCGAGACGCCGTTGTCCAACGCCTGGCGGGCCTCCGGGAGGCTGTAGGCGCTGGCGCGCCCGGCGACCTCCAGGAACCGCGACCAACTGCTGGCGCGGATGACCTTGCCCTGGGAAGACTCCAAGAAGCCTGTGATTCCAAGAACTCCAGACGGTGCAAGCTGTTGTGGCAATACTTCCTTGACGACCGTCACTTGGACGCCAGGAATGATGAGACCTGTGGCCATACGCTCCCCGACCCTCGCGAGCGAGGGGGTGGAAAACCCTGCTCCGGGTGCAGGTTCCCTGGACCGCATACCTGGGCACTCGCCCACCCCTCACGGGGAACGGTCCTATTCCAAGACATGAAAATGAAAATGACGTGCGCCGGGCCGTGACGGCACGTCGACTCCTGGCGGCGAGCGATTGCGCCCGCGACTCACCAGGAGGTGCGACAGACGACAGTGAGACGTGTCAGGGATTGGTGGCGGGGATCTGCACGCCCGTCTTCCGCAGCGCCGCGAGGGTGGTGGCCGCGAGCTGGGAGGCTTCGTTGATGAGCGCCTTGCCCACGTTGAGCAGCAGGTCGACGATGGCCACGACGTGCTCGACGCCCGCGCCCACGAAGTCGACGATGATGTTCAGGAAGCGCTGGCCCGTCAGCGCCAGGTTCCGAGCGGAGTCAGGGAGCAGATCCAGGGTGGAGTTCACCAGGTCGCGTCCCGCCTCCAGCACGTTCTTGATGGACTCGACGACCTGGGGATCCATCAACGGCTTGATGAGCCCTTCAACTTGTTTGAGCACAGAGCTCAACACGTTGCGTACAGGCGTCCAGATAACGGAAATCTTGTCGGTGATGGTCTTGAATCCAGTGCCACTCACGGCCACGTACAGTTTGTACAGGGCCTGCTCAACCTGGATTGCGATGTTGTCCACCGTAGCCAACGCATCGGAAACGTTCTGCGCCGCTGCCTCTGCTGCCATGTCGATGTCCCCCTCAGTGGATCTGAGCGTGCCCATGCGAAACATGGACACACGCGCAGAGTATGTTGATGAACACTCCGGATTCAAGTGTTTATCAGGTAGGGCTCGATCAACCAGGAACGTCCTACCGTTTCAGGGTTGTCATTGCTGACCCTGGTGTGGCGTGACGCAAGAGGTCGAGGGATGCAAGTCTGCGTGGGGTCTGAGTTTCCACAGCTCGTAGCCTCGCTCGTCATCATGAGCCACGAAGTAGATGTTTTGTCCCGCGCAGACGAACTCATGTGGAGATGACGAACGGGCGCCAGGGGCCAGGTCTTGTAGCAAGCCTGTTCCGCGAGGCGTGCCATCCGTGACGCACAGCTCGCGTCCCTTGCCAGCCGCGTGACAGCCGAAGAGGACGTGATGGCCGGAGGCGAGCAGGTCGTAGCGCTCGATGAGCGGCGCGGCGTTGTCCTGCACGGTGACGGTGTCGTGAAGTCGCCGAGTGCCGCGAGGACTGCCGTCGGTCACCCAGAGTTGTCCATTGGGTTCGCCTTCCTCGGCACCGTTCACACGGAGCATGAGATAG is part of the Myxococcus landrumus genome and encodes:
- a CDS encoding phage tail sheath C-terminal domain-containing protein → MESSQGKVIRASSWSRFLEVAGRASAYSLPEARQALDNGVSELVISPLPATAGASAMVAVAADVSKYPAGSTGEKYGATFMARAPGLWANGITIKVAYRNNIDKSVSYDLEVTHPSSGATETLRNINATSLVSSLDTSSFIRVDTTKGVGWPTEGTYTLATGKDATPEEYSTALGRLRDQPDVDLVLAAVQDFSDRAKVTRIYGDVISHCNAMSGDSKGRLGFGQVPPTGTMEEHGQLASNLVSDRFVLVAPHGSVGAVAGMVGGLTPHQSPTFKRVAGLSEISLTVEEQKALLRSYVVPVVTERGRGTIVVRGLTTDGDQINVRRVADRAVRTLKMVGDLFIGLLNNADGRSALKQKLVEALVQMEKEGAIVPSTDGKDPAFKVEVYSSQQDFALGIVRVNMAVRPVRAIDYIYATITVQV